One Aquarana catesbeiana isolate 2022-GZ linkage group LG04, ASM4218655v1, whole genome shotgun sequence genomic region harbors:
- the LOC141140841 gene encoding mitochondrial amidoxime reducing component 2-like isoform X2, whose product METLSKHRTLLIGLAGLGAAVAVTWLFMSKRKKMHVRKVGKISQLFLYPVKSCKGIPLQEAECRDYGLKYGELSDRHWLVVKEDKVHVTARQEPSMVLITVTCDKGYLTLSAPGMDKLDIPLKLPTRNSIFTCKVHGNEVMGRDCGDEASRWITKFLKNVQMYRLVQFEDRMKRRNPKKEYPTYTENDQVAYPDLSPLLLLSDASLEDLNSKLENKVSIRNFRPNIVVSGCEPFAEDSWKEIQIGEHVRLKQVMPCPRCPQWKIPPPLVLETTEKLFCLVTMATETNNLREKNTVLFAPTEKKYFLIP is encoded by the exons ATGGAGACCCTCTCGAAGCACCGCACCCTCCTGATTGGCCTGGCTGGGCTGGGGGCCGCAGTGGCCGTCACCTGGCTCTTTATGTCCAAGAGGAAGAAGATGCATGTGCGGAAGGTTGGGAAGATCTCACAGCTGTTCCTCTACCCTGTAAAGTCATGCAAAGGGATTCCCCTTCAAGAAGCAGAGTGCAGGGATTATGGACTGAAGTATGGAGAGCTCAGTGACAG ACATTGGCTTGTTGTAAAGGAGGACAAAGTTCATGTTACAGCCAGACAGGAGCCTAGCATGGTGCTGATAACGGTGACCTGTGATAAAGGATATTTAACTCTCAGTGCACCAGGAATGGATAAACTGGACATTCCCTTGAAGCTGCCAACTAGAAATTCTATTTTTACCTGCAA GGTCCATGGGAATGAGGTCATGGGCAGAGACTGCGGAGACGAAGCATCTCGCTGGATCACAAAATTCTTGAAGAATGTTCAAATGTACCGCTTAGTACAGTTCGAGGACAGGATGAAGCGCCGGAATCCAAAGAAGGAATATCCCACATACACTGAGAATGACCAG GTGGCGTACCCTGACCTCAGTCCCCTCCTGCTACTCTCTGATGCCTCATTAGAAGACCTAAACTCAAAACTGGAAAATAAAGTCTCCATCCGAAACTTTCGCCCAAACATTGTGGTCTCTGGATGTGAACCCTTTGCCGAG GACTCCTGGAAGGAGATTCAGATTGGCGAACACGTGAGATTGAAACAAGTCATGCCTTGTCCGCG gtgtccccaatggaagatccCCCCACCTCTGGTTCTGGAGACAACTGAAAAATTATTCTGCCTGGTGACAATGGCCACTGAGACAAATAACCTCAGAGAAAAAAATACTGTTCTATTTGCTCCAACTGAAAAAAAGTATTTCCTGATTCCCTAG
- the LOC141140841 gene encoding mitochondrial amidoxime reducing component 2-like isoform X1 has product METLSKHRTLLIGLAGLGAAVAVTWLFMSKRKKMHVRKVGKISQLFLYPVKSCKGIPLQEAECRDYGLKYGELSDRHWLVVKEDKVHVTARQEPSMVLITVTCDKGYLTLSAPGMDKLDIPLKLPTRNSIFTCKVHGNEVMGRDCGDEASRWITKFLKNVQMYRLVQFEDRMKRRNPKKEYPTYTENDQVAYPDLSPLLLLSDASLEDLNSKLENKVSIRNFRPNIVVSGCEPFAEDSWKEIQIGEHVRLKQVMPCPRCILTTVDPDTGIINMKEPLETMRSYRLCDTADKEVYKSSPLFGQFVRIQKKGMIKVGDPVYEISY; this is encoded by the exons ATGGAGACCCTCTCGAAGCACCGCACCCTCCTGATTGGCCTGGCTGGGCTGGGGGCCGCAGTGGCCGTCACCTGGCTCTTTATGTCCAAGAGGAAGAAGATGCATGTGCGGAAGGTTGGGAAGATCTCACAGCTGTTCCTCTACCCTGTAAAGTCATGCAAAGGGATTCCCCTTCAAGAAGCAGAGTGCAGGGATTATGGACTGAAGTATGGAGAGCTCAGTGACAG ACATTGGCTTGTTGTAAAGGAGGACAAAGTTCATGTTACAGCCAGACAGGAGCCTAGCATGGTGCTGATAACGGTGACCTGTGATAAAGGATATTTAACTCTCAGTGCACCAGGAATGGATAAACTGGACATTCCCTTGAAGCTGCCAACTAGAAATTCTATTTTTACCTGCAA GGTCCATGGGAATGAGGTCATGGGCAGAGACTGCGGAGACGAAGCATCTCGCTGGATCACAAAATTCTTGAAGAATGTTCAAATGTACCGCTTAGTACAGTTCGAGGACAGGATGAAGCGCCGGAATCCAAAGAAGGAATATCCCACATACACTGAGAATGACCAG GTGGCGTACCCTGACCTCAGTCCCCTCCTGCTACTCTCTGATGCCTCATTAGAAGACCTAAACTCAAAACTGGAAAATAAAGTCTCCATCCGAAACTTTCGCCCAAACATTGTGGTCTCTGGATGTGAACCCTTTGCCGAG GACTCCTGGAAGGAGATTCAGATTGGCGAACACGTGAGATTGAAACAAGTCATGCCTTGTCCGCG ATGTATTCTGACCACGGTGGATCCTGACACCGGAATTATTAATATGAAGGAGCCCCTGGAGACGATGCGCAG TTACCGGCTGTGTGATACCGCGGATAAGGAGGTCTACAAGTCTTCTCCACTCTTTGGACAGTTTGTGAGAATTCAGAAGAAGGGGATGATTAAAGTTGGAGATCCTGTATATGAGATATCCTACTGA